The DNA segment CGCGGCCACCTGCGCGCCCAGGCGCGAGACACGGTCCTGCGCCGCGCGCAGTCCATCGCGCAACGGCGCCTCGCGCCCGCGCAGGACGCGCATCTCCTCGCGCGCCTGGGTGGCGGCGTCGGAAGCAGCGTCCAGGCGGTCGCGGAGGGTGTCGCCCTGGCCGCTCCACAGCTCCGTCTGCTCGCCCATGCGGTCGATCTCCGAGCCGAGCTGCTCCGTTTGCATGCTCAGCCGCTCGGCGCGCTCCAGCCCCTCCTGCCTGCGCCGCTCCGCCGAAGCGCGCTCCCCCTCCGCGGCGGCGATGTCGCGGGCGATGTCGCGCTGGCGGGTCGCGGCGGCCTCGCTCGCCTGGCGATGGCCGGTGAGGGTCGCACGCAGCGCCTCGTTCTCCTCCACGCGCGTTTCCAGGCGCTCGCGGGTGCCGTCCACGCGCGCCTGCACGCGCTCGCGCTCCGCCTCCAGGCGCACGGCCTCGGCGGATTGGGCGGCGGCGCGTTCAGCCAGCTCCCCGCGCTCCCTCACGAGCTGCGCGATGCGGAGCTCGGCGTGGCCGCGGCGCTCGTCCGCCAGCAGGATCTCGCGCTCGCGGGCATCCAGCCGCTGGCGCACGGCATCCACGCGCCCCGCCACCTCCGCGCGGCGCCGGCCCAGCTCCGCCGTCTCGATCCGCCGCTCCTGTACGACCGTCTCCGCGGTGGAGCGCTCGATGCCGGCGTCGTGAACGATCCGCTCCAGATCCGCCAGCCGCCGCTCGCCCTCGCCCAGCGCGGCGGTGAGGGCGGCCACCTCGGCGGTCGCCAGCGCCACCTCCAGATCCAGCCGCCGCGCCTGGAGCTCCTCGTAGCGCTGCGCCCGCCGCCGCTGGCGGGCGAGCGAGCGCACCTTGTTCTCCACCTCCGCCACCAGGTCGTTGAGCCGCGTGAGGTCCCCTTCGGCCCCCTCCAGGCGGCGCTGCGCGGCGCGGCGGCGGTCCTTGTACTTGCCGATCCCGGCCGCTTCCTCGAACATCGCGCGGCGCTCCTCCGCCTTCTCGCTCAGGATCGAGTCGATCATCCCCGCCTCGATGATCGAATAGGCGTCGGACCCGAGCCCCGTGTCGCGCAGGAGGTCGTGGATGTCGCGCAGGCGGCACGGCGCGCGGTTGAGCGAATACTCGCTGCCGCCCTCGCGGTACACCTTGCGGGTGATCTCGACTTCGCTCTGGGGGATGGGAACGGAGCCGTCTTCGTTGGAGAAGACGAGGGCGACTTCGGCGTAGTGGAGGGGACGCCTGCGGACGCTGCCCTGGAAGATCACCTCTTCCATCTTGCCGCCGCGGAGGGCGCTGGCCCGCTGCTCGCCGAGGACCCAGCGCACCGCGTCCGCCGTGTTCGACTTGCCGCAGCCGTTGGAGCCTACGATGGCCGTCACGCCGTCGCGGAGCTCGATGGTGGTGCGGTCCGCGAACGACTTGAAGCCGTGGAGCTGGAGCCTGCGGAGCCTCATTTCTGCGGGGCGGGCGCCCGGCCGGTGCGCGCCACCAGGCGCGCGGGGAGTGTCGGTCTTGCCTGCTGCACCATCC comes from the Longimicrobium sp. genome and includes:
- a CDS encoding AAA family ATPase, which gives rise to MRLRRLQLHGFKSFADRTTIELRDGVTAIVGSNGCGKSNTADAVRWVLGEQRASALRGGKMEEVIFQGSVRRRPLHYAEVALVFSNEDGSVPIPQSEVEITRKVYREGGSEYSLNRAPCRLRDIHDLLRDTGLGSDAYSIIEAGMIDSILSEKAEERRAMFEEAAGIGKYKDRRRAAQRRLEGAEGDLTRLNDLVAEVENKVRSLARQRRRAQRYEELQARRLDLEVALATAEVAALTAALGEGERRLADLERIVHDAGIERSTAETVVQERRIETAELGRRRAEVAGRVDAVRQRLDAREREILLADERRGHAELRIAQLVRERGELAERAAAQSAEAVRLEAERERVQARVDGTRERLETRVEENEALRATLTGHRQASEAAATRQRDIARDIAAAEGERASAERRRQEGLERAERLSMQTEQLGSEIDRMGEQTELWSGQGDTLRDRLDAASDAATQAREEMRVLRGREAPLRDGLRAAQDRVSRLGAQVAA